The following are encoded in a window of Vigna unguiculata cultivar IT97K-499-35 chromosome 8, ASM411807v1, whole genome shotgun sequence genomic DNA:
- the LOC114193562 gene encoding TMV resistance protein N-like isoform X2 gives MEFASSSSSSSSSSFLKSESNFIYDAFVNFGGEDIRRKFVSHLHYVILQAKVKTLIKEENLHEGMKMEEHLRAIASSKIAIIVFSKTYTESTCCLLELEQIIECVATFGQIVLPVFYEIDPLDVRHQKDDFGKALEETARKSYSGEQLELSLSKWSRALTTAAGITGLDLRNFRHDAELVEAIVSRVQTLLDYSELPITRFPVGLESHVKRVIRCIENHSTEVCMIGIWGMGGSGKTTVAKAIYNRIYRTFIGKSFIENIRDWDLVNSKNVDLQENLLYEVLKSKFGFKSTWMGRTIIENELCRKKVLIVLDDVNEFSQLENLCGSCEWFGQGSVIIITTRDVQLLNRLKVNYVYEMDVMNQNDSLELFSWHAFREAKPRKDLNELARNIVVYCGGLPLALKVLGSFLYGRTMEEWENVPSKLKVISIDQVQEKLKISFDDLREMEKDIFLDICCFFIGKERNYVTDVLNGCGLHANIGIKVLIERGLIKVGRNNKLKMHPLFRDMGREIIFQRCPKEPWKRSRLWFQDDVKDVLKNNTGTEATQGLSLKLHSTSTDCFEAHAFKEMKRLRLLQLDRVQLNGDYGYVSKQLRWICWQGFLSKYIPNNFHMENVIAIDLKRSHLQLVWKQPQVLEWLKFLNLSHSKFLRETPDFSGLPSLEKLILKDCPSLYKVHESIGNLCNLLLINLKDCTSLISLPREVYKLKSLRTFILSGCFKIDILKEDIVKMESLITLVTENTALKQVPCSILSSKSIAYISLYGFGGLSHHIIPSAIRSWMLPTRNPQSFIRPFCVDKENNNWGDLAPLHNSLANIRSVLVQFDTEFQLYRHLKTILFECGADFTQSKISKDQLRFSSIGIGSYKEFFNTLSDSVSEGLTNSESCYVSLPSDNYPY, from the exons ATGGAGTtcgcttcttcttcttcttcatcatcatcttcttccttcttaAAATCAGAATCCAATTTCATATACGATGCGTTCGTCAACTTTGGCGGAGAAGACATCCGTAGAAAGTTTGTTTCTCATCTCCATTATGTTATTTTACAAGCTAAGGTCAAAACATTGATTAAGGAAGAGAATCTACATGAGGGAATGAAGATGGAAGAACACTTGCGAGCAATAGCAAGCTCTAAGATTGCAATTATCGTTTTCTCCAAAACATACACTGAATCTACCTGTTGTCTTCTTGAGCTTGAACAAATCATTGAATGTGTAGCAACTTTTGGTCAAATAGTTCTGCCCGTATTTTACGAGATTGACCCATTGGATGTACGTCATCAGAAGGATGATTTTGGAAAAGCATTGGAAGAAACTGCACGCAAAAGCTATTCAGGAGAACAACTGGAACTTTCATTGTCCAAGTGGAGCCGTGCACTCACCACAGCCGCAGGTATCACTGGTTTGGATCTCAGAAATTTCAG GCATGATGCCGAACTTGTGGAGGCAATTGTTAGCCGCGTTCAAACATTGTTGGACTATTCAGAGTTGCCTATTACCCGATTCCCTGTTGGATTAGAGTCCCACGTGAAAAGGGTGATTAGATGTATCGAAAATCATTCCACCGAAGTCTGTATGATAGGAATATGGGGAATGGGAGGATCGGGTAAAACTACTGTAGCCAAAGCCATCTATAATCGAATTTATCGTACATTCATTGGTAagagttttattgaaaatattagagATTGGGATCTAGTAAATAGCAAAAATGTTGATTTGCAAGAAAATCTTCTTTATGAAGTCCTAAAATCAAAGTTCGGGTTCAAAAGCACTTGGATGGGAAGAACTATCATCGAGAACGAACTTTGTCGAAAAAAGGTGCTCATTGTGCTTGATGATGTGAATGAGTTTAGCCAATTAGAAAACCTATGCGGGAGTTGTGAATGGTTCGGTCAAGGATCTGTGATAATCATTACAACTAGAGATGTTCAATTGCTGAACCGACTTAAAGTTAATTATGTTTATGAAATGGATGTTATGAACCAAAATGATTCCCTTGAACTTTTTAGTTGGCATGCCTTTAGAGAAGCAAAACCAAGAAAAGACTTAAATGAACTTGCAAGAAACATAGTTGTTTATTGTGGAGGACTACCACTAGCTCTTAAGGTCCTTGGTTCCTTTTTATATGGTAGGACAATGGAAGAGTGGGAAAATGTACCGTCAAAACTAAAAGTAATTTCCATTGATCAAGTTCaagagaaattgaaaataagttttGACGATTTACGTGAAATGGAAAAAGATATATTTCTTGATATATGTTGTTTCTTTATTGGTAAAGAGAGAAACTATGTCACAGATGTATTAAATGGCTGTGGACTACATGCTAATATTGGAATAAAAGTTCTCATAGAACGTGGCCTCATAAAAGTTGGAAGGAACAACAAACTTAAAATGCATCCTTTGTTTCGAGACATGGGaagagaaattatttttcagaGATGCCCAAAGGAACCGTGGAAAAGGAGTCGACTATGGTTTCAGGATGATGTAAAAGATGTACTGAAAAATAATACT GGAACAGAAGCTACCCAGGGATTGTCCCTGAAACTACATTCAACCAGCACAGATTGCTTTGAAGCCCATGCCTTCAAGGAAATGAAGAGATTAAGACTTCTACAATTGGATCGTGTACAACTTAATGGAGATTATGGCTACGTTTCTAAACAACTCAGATGGATTTGTTGGCAAGGGTTTCTTTCTAAATACATTCCAAACAACTTTCATATGGAAAATGTAATTGCAATTGATTTAAAACGTAGTCATCTTCAACTCGTCTGGAAACAACCCCAG GTTTTAGAGTGGTTAAAATTCCTTAATCTTAGTCACTCGAAGTTCTTAAGAGAAACACCTGACTTTTCAGGACTACCAAGTCTTGAAAAGCTCATTCTAAAAGATTGCCCAAGTTTGTACAAGGTACACGAATCCATTGGAAATCTCTGCAACCTACTACTGATCAATTTGAAAGACTGCACAAGTCTAATCAGTCTCCCCAGAGAGGTATATAAGTTGAAATCTTTGAGAACTTTCATCCTCTCTGGTTGTTTCAAGATTGACATATTGAAAGAAGATATAGTGAAGATGGAATCCTTGATAACTCTAGTTACTGAAAATACAGCTCTGAAACAAGTGCCCTGTTCAATTTTAAGCTCAAAAAGCATTGCATATATATCCCTATATGGATTTGGAGGATTGTCACATCATATTATTCCTTCTGCTATTCGGTCTTGGATGTTGCCAACAAGGAATCCCCAATCTTTTATTCGTCCGTTTTGCGTGGATAAGGAGAATAATAATTGGGGTGACCTTGCCCCATTGCATAACAGCCTTGCAAATATTCGAAGTGTTTTGGTTCAATTTGACACAGAGTTTCAACTATATAGGCACCTAAAAACAATTCTTTTCGAATGCGGTGCTGATTTTACACAATCAAAAATTTCAAAGGATCAGTTGAGATTTTCTTCGATTGGTATTGGAAGTTACAAGGAGTTCTTCAACACTCTCAGCGATAGCGTTTCTGAG GGATTGACCAACAGTGAGTCTTGTTATGTTTCTCTTCCAAGTGACAACTATCCTTACTG A
- the LOC114193565 gene encoding TMV resistance protein N-like isoform X1: MASSIPSTEFASSNSKLPRKYDVLINFTGEDIRRKFVSHLDSALSNVGLSTFLYVENAVKGMHIQQPILNLCRVAIVVFTKTYSESAWCLHQLQQIIKWQETYSRHLLPVFYEIEPSDVRLQKGDFGEAFKATAHQTFSGMSMEHDMSSWSHALTKAASFFGWDESNYRSDAELVDKIVKSVLNLPVLSATKFPVGLQSRVKGVIEIIQNKSMEVCLIGICGERGSGKTTLAKAIYHQIHSTFTEKSFIEDIAQVSQTRGHVHLQEQLLSDVLKTKMNIPSVEMGRSIIREKLHGKKLLLVLDDTKYEPLLDLWDSHVWFAKGTVIIITAREEHLQRIPQIDSVFNVNLLRENESLELLSWHAFREEKPKEEYNYLAKRVADYCRGLPLALEVIGSSLFERTKEEWESVLLELKEIPRLDVHRKLKISFNNLRNEMEKDLFLDVCCFFVGKGRAFVTKILNDCGVDADSGIRILIERNLIQVRKNNKLGMQPLLRKMGRKIIREISGKELGKNPQLWFGQDAEYAMLENTLFSSHRTKVIQKLPFKMLVIATRDLFERYPLVIRDTSRTRKLTEDFGKLRWINLQGFTSEYLPNDFNLHDAMAIDLKHSLLLLVWKEHQVLKWLKVLNLSHSKYLRETPDFSGLPRLEKLILKDCPRLRKVHPSVGCLSNLILLNLKDCTSLSNLPREVYKLKSLNTLILSGCSKIDLLEKYIVQMESLIILIAENAAVKQVPFSIVSSKSIGYIFLRGVEGLSRNLFSSIIRSWMSPIMNPLSYIHSFCMDVEDNGWNNIAPLLSTLASLRSVLVQCDTEFQLSKQVEDILIDYGVNITKSGISKQHFKYSLIGVGRCKDFFNAVSDSISKVVASNESRDVSLPGDVDPYWLGHIGEGHSVSFTVPPDRDLKGMALCLVYLSTPEIVATECLRSVLIVNYTKCTLHIHNHGRVISFNDIDWQGIISNLGSGDKVEICVTFSHELVVKNTVVYLICDDQLNDLEKEPAPKKNSLIRFLKKIVM, from the exons ATGGCGTCATCAATTCCTTCCACGGAATTCGCCTCTTCAAATTCGAAACTTCCACGGAAATACGACGTGCTAATCAACTTCACTGGAGAAGACATTCGCAGGAAATTTGTTTCTCATCTCGATTCTGCTCTCTCTAATGTTGGGCTCTCCACTTTCCTTTACGTGGAGAATGCAGTGAAGGGCATGCACATCCAACAACCTATTCTCAATCTGTGTCGGGTAGCAATAGTTGTTTTCACCAAAACCTATTCTGAATCTGCTTGGTGTCTTCATCAGCTTCAACAAATCATTAAATGGCAAGAAACTTACTCACGACATCTTTTGCCTGTATTTTACGAAATTGAACCATCTGATGTACGTCTTCAGAAGGGTGATTTTGGAGAAGCCTTCAAAGCAACTGCACATCAAACATTTTCAGGCATGTCCATGGAGCATGACATGTCCAGTTGGAGCCACGCACTCACCAAAGCAGCAAGTTTCTTTGGATGGGATGAGAGTAATTACAG GAGTGATGCTGAACTAGTGGACAAAATTGTTAAGAGTGTTCTTAATTTACCGGTCTTGTCTGCTACTAAATTTCCAGTTGGATTACAATCCCGCGTGAAAGGTGTGATTGagattatacaaaataaatccATGGAAGTTTGTCTAATAGGGATATGTGGAGAGCGAGGATCGGGTAAAACCACCCTTGCCAAAGCTATCTACCATCAAATTCATAGTACATTCACAGAGAAAAGTTTTATTGAAGATATTGCACAAGTTAGTCAAACAAGAGGGCATGTTCATTTACAAGAACAACTTCTTTCGGATGTCCTaaaaacaaagatgaatatacctAGCGTTGAGATGGGAAGAAGTATAATTCGGGAAAAACTTCATGGGAAAAAATTGCTCCTTGTACTTGACGATACTAAATACGAACCATTATTAGACCTATGGGATAGTCATGTATGGTTCGCTAAAGGAACTGTCATAATAATTACTGCAAGAGAAGAACACCTACAGAGGATACCTCAgattgattctgtttttaatgtaaatttgttGAGAGAAAATGAGTCCCTTGAGCTTCTTAGTTGGCACGCATTTAGAGAAGAAAAACCAAAAGAAGAATACAATTACCTTGCAAAAAGAGTAGCTGATTATTGCAGAGGACTACCTCTTGCTCTTGAAGTCATTGGAAGTAGTTTATTTGAAAGGACGAAAGAAGAATGGGAGAGTGTGTTGTTAGAATTAAAGGAAATTCCCAGGCTTGATGTCCATCGGAAATTGAAAATAAGCTTCAACAATTTACGCAATGAAATGGAAAAAGATTTATTCCTTGATGTATGTTGTTTCTTTGTTGGTAAAGGCAGAGCCTTCGTTACAAAGATCCTAAACGACTGTGGAGTAGATGCTGATAGTGGAATAAGAATTCTCATAGAACGTAACCTCATACAAGTTAGAAAGAACAACAAATTAGGAATGCAACCGTTGCTACGAAAAATGGGAAGAAAAATTATTCGTGAAATTTCAGGAAAGGAACTTGGGAAGAACCCTCAACTATGGTTTGGTCAGGATGCAGAATATGCAATGTTAGAGAATACT cTCTTCTCATCACACCGGACAAAAGTCATTCAGAAATTGCCTTTCAAGATGCTTGTAATAGCCACAAGAGACTTATTCGAACGTTATCCTTTAGTGATAAGAGACACATCAAGGACTCGGAAACTCACTGAAGATTTTGGGAAACTGAGATGGATCAATTTGCAAGGGTTTACTTCAGAATACCTACCTAACGACTTTAATCTGCATGATGCAATGGCAATTGATTTAAAACACAGTCTTCTTCTATTAGTCTGGAAAGAACATCAG GTTTTGAAGTGGCTAAAAGTCCTTAATCTTAGTCACTCCAAGTACTTGAGAGAAACTCCTGACTTTTCTGGACTACCACGTCTTGAAAAACTCATTCTCAAAGATTGTCCAAGATTGCGCAAAGTACACCCGTCTGTTGGATGTCTCAGCAATCTTATATTGCTAAATTTGAAGGATTGTACAAGTCTAAGCAATCTCCCAAGAGAGGTATATAAGTTGAAATCTTTAAACACTCTCATTCTCTCTGGTTGTTCGAAGATTGACTTATTGGAAAAATATATAGTGCAAATGGAATCCTTGATAATTCTAATTGCTGAAAATGCAGCTGTGAAACAAGTACCTTTTTCAATTGTAAGCTCAAAAAGCATTGGATATATATTCCTACGTGGAGTTGAGGGATTGTCACGTaatcttttttcttctataattcGGTCTTGGATGTCACCAATAATGAATCCCTTATCTTATATTCACTCGTTTTGCATGGATGTTGAGGATAATGGTTGGAACAATATTGCGCCATTGCTTAGCACCCTTGCAAGTCTTCGAAGTGTTTTGGTGCAATGTGACACCGAGTTTCAACTATCCAAGCAAGTTGAAGATATTCTGATCGATTATGgtgtaaatattacaaaatcagGAATTTCAAAGCAGCACTTCAAGTATTCTTTGATTGGTGTTGGAAGATGCAAGGATTTCTTCAATGCTGTCAGTGATAGCATATCTAAG GTAGTTGCAAGCAATGAGTCACGTGATGTTTCTCTCCCAGGTgatgttgatccttattggtTGGGCCACATAGGTGAGGGACATTCTGTTTCTTTCACTGTGCCTCCAGATCGTGACTTGAAGGGAATGGCTTTGTGTCTCGTTTATTTATCAACCCCTGAAATTGTGGCAACAGAATGTCTTAGAAGTGTCTTAATTGTTAATTACACAAAGTGCACCTTGCACATACACAACCATGGTAGAGTAATTTCCTTTAATGATATAGATTGGCAAGGTATAATATCAAATTTGGGATCAGGAGACAAGGTGGAGATTTGTGTGACTTTTTCTCATGAATTGGTAGTCAAGAACACAGTTGTCTATCTGATATGTGATGATCAATTAAATGACTTGGAAAAGGAGCCTGCGCCAAAGAAAAATTCCCTCATTAGATTTCTTAAGAAAATTGTAATGTGA
- the LOC114193565 gene encoding TMV resistance protein N-like isoform X2 gives MASSIPSTEFASSNSKLPRKYDVLINFTGEDIRRKFVSHLDSALSNVGLSTFLYVENAVKGMHIQQPILNLCRVAIVVFTKTYSESAWCLHQLQQIIKWQETYSRHLLPVFYEIEPSDVRLQKGDFGEAFKATAHQTFSGMSMEHDMSSWSHALTKAASFFGWDESNYRSDAELVDKIVKSVLNLPVLSATKFPVGLQSRVKGVIEIIQNKSMEVCLIGICGERGSGKTTLAKAIYHQIHSTFTEKSFIEDIAQVSQTRGHVHLQEQLLSDVLKTKMNIPSVEMGRSIIREKLHGKKLLLVLDDTKYEPLLDLWDSHVWFAKGTVIIITAREEHLQRIPQIDSVFNVNLLRENESLELLSWHAFREEKPKEEYNYLAKRVADYCRGLPLALEVIGSSLFERTKEEWESVLLELKEIPRLDVHRKLKISFNNLRNEMEKDLFLDVCCFFVGKGRAFVTKILNDCGVDADSGIRILIERNLIQVRKNNKLGMQPLLRKMGRKIIREISGKELGKNPQLWFGQDAEYAMLENTLFSSHRTKVIQKLPFKMLVIATRDLFERYPLVIRDTSRTRKLTEDFGKLRWINLQGFTSEYLPNDFNLHDAMAIDLKHSLLLLVWKEHQVLKWLKVLNLSHSKYLRETPDFSGLPRLEKLILKDCPRLRKVHPSVGCLSNLILLNLKDCTSLSNLPREL, from the exons ATGGCGTCATCAATTCCTTCCACGGAATTCGCCTCTTCAAATTCGAAACTTCCACGGAAATACGACGTGCTAATCAACTTCACTGGAGAAGACATTCGCAGGAAATTTGTTTCTCATCTCGATTCTGCTCTCTCTAATGTTGGGCTCTCCACTTTCCTTTACGTGGAGAATGCAGTGAAGGGCATGCACATCCAACAACCTATTCTCAATCTGTGTCGGGTAGCAATAGTTGTTTTCACCAAAACCTATTCTGAATCTGCTTGGTGTCTTCATCAGCTTCAACAAATCATTAAATGGCAAGAAACTTACTCACGACATCTTTTGCCTGTATTTTACGAAATTGAACCATCTGATGTACGTCTTCAGAAGGGTGATTTTGGAGAAGCCTTCAAAGCAACTGCACATCAAACATTTTCAGGCATGTCCATGGAGCATGACATGTCCAGTTGGAGCCACGCACTCACCAAAGCAGCAAGTTTCTTTGGATGGGATGAGAGTAATTACAG GAGTGATGCTGAACTAGTGGACAAAATTGTTAAGAGTGTTCTTAATTTACCGGTCTTGTCTGCTACTAAATTTCCAGTTGGATTACAATCCCGCGTGAAAGGTGTGATTGagattatacaaaataaatccATGGAAGTTTGTCTAATAGGGATATGTGGAGAGCGAGGATCGGGTAAAACCACCCTTGCCAAAGCTATCTACCATCAAATTCATAGTACATTCACAGAGAAAAGTTTTATTGAAGATATTGCACAAGTTAGTCAAACAAGAGGGCATGTTCATTTACAAGAACAACTTCTTTCGGATGTCCTaaaaacaaagatgaatatacctAGCGTTGAGATGGGAAGAAGTATAATTCGGGAAAAACTTCATGGGAAAAAATTGCTCCTTGTACTTGACGATACTAAATACGAACCATTATTAGACCTATGGGATAGTCATGTATGGTTCGCTAAAGGAACTGTCATAATAATTACTGCAAGAGAAGAACACCTACAGAGGATACCTCAgattgattctgtttttaatgtaaatttgttGAGAGAAAATGAGTCCCTTGAGCTTCTTAGTTGGCACGCATTTAGAGAAGAAAAACCAAAAGAAGAATACAATTACCTTGCAAAAAGAGTAGCTGATTATTGCAGAGGACTACCTCTTGCTCTTGAAGTCATTGGAAGTAGTTTATTTGAAAGGACGAAAGAAGAATGGGAGAGTGTGTTGTTAGAATTAAAGGAAATTCCCAGGCTTGATGTCCATCGGAAATTGAAAATAAGCTTCAACAATTTACGCAATGAAATGGAAAAAGATTTATTCCTTGATGTATGTTGTTTCTTTGTTGGTAAAGGCAGAGCCTTCGTTACAAAGATCCTAAACGACTGTGGAGTAGATGCTGATAGTGGAATAAGAATTCTCATAGAACGTAACCTCATACAAGTTAGAAAGAACAACAAATTAGGAATGCAACCGTTGCTACGAAAAATGGGAAGAAAAATTATTCGTGAAATTTCAGGAAAGGAACTTGGGAAGAACCCTCAACTATGGTTTGGTCAGGATGCAGAATATGCAATGTTAGAGAATACT cTCTTCTCATCACACCGGACAAAAGTCATTCAGAAATTGCCTTTCAAGATGCTTGTAATAGCCACAAGAGACTTATTCGAACGTTATCCTTTAGTGATAAGAGACACATCAAGGACTCGGAAACTCACTGAAGATTTTGGGAAACTGAGATGGATCAATTTGCAAGGGTTTACTTCAGAATACCTACCTAACGACTTTAATCTGCATGATGCAATGGCAATTGATTTAAAACACAGTCTTCTTCTATTAGTCTGGAAAGAACATCAG GTTTTGAAGTGGCTAAAAGTCCTTAATCTTAGTCACTCCAAGTACTTGAGAGAAACTCCTGACTTTTCTGGACTACCACGTCTTGAAAAACTCATTCTCAAAGATTGTCCAAGATTGCGCAAAGTACACCCGTCTGTTGGATGTCTCAGCAATCTTATATTGCTAAATTTGAAGGATTGTACAAGTCTAAGCAATCTCCCAAGAGAG CTGTGA
- the LOC114193562 gene encoding TMV resistance protein N-like isoform X1 encodes MEFASSSSSSSSSSFLKSESNFIYDAFVNFGGEDIRRKFVSHLHYVILQAKVKTLIKEENLHEGMKMEEHLRAIASSKIAIIVFSKTYTESTCCLLELEQIIECVATFGQIVLPVFYEIDPLDVRHQKDDFGKALEETARKSYSGEQLELSLSKWSRALTTAAGITGLDLRNFRHDAELVEAIVSRVQTLLDYSELPITRFPVGLESHVKRVIRCIENHSTEVCMIGIWGMGGSGKTTVAKAIYNRIYRTFIGKSFIENIRDWDLVNSKNVDLQENLLYEVLKSKFGFKSTWMGRTIIENELCRKKVLIVLDDVNEFSQLENLCGSCEWFGQGSVIIITTRDVQLLNRLKVNYVYEMDVMNQNDSLELFSWHAFREAKPRKDLNELARNIVVYCGGLPLALKVLGSFLYGRTMEEWENVPSKLKVISIDQVQEKLKISFDDLREMEKDIFLDICCFFIGKERNYVTDVLNGCGLHANIGIKVLIERGLIKVGRNNKLKMHPLFRDMGREIIFQRCPKEPWKRSRLWFQDDVKDVLKNNTGTEATQGLSLKLHSTSTDCFEAHAFKEMKRLRLLQLDRVQLNGDYGYVSKQLRWICWQGFLSKYIPNNFHMENVIAIDLKRSHLQLVWKQPQVLEWLKFLNLSHSKFLRETPDFSGLPSLEKLILKDCPSLYKVHESIGNLCNLLLINLKDCTSLISLPREVYKLKSLRTFILSGCFKIDILKEDIVKMESLITLVTENTALKQVPCSILSSKSIAYISLYGFGGLSHHIIPSAIRSWMLPTRNPQSFIRPFCVDKENNNWGDLAPLHNSLANIRSVLVQFDTEFQLYRHLKTILFECGADFTQSKISKDQLRFSSIGIGSYKEFFNTLSDSVSEGLTNSESCYVSLPSDNYPYWYAHMGEGHSVSFTVPHNSDMKGMALCVVYSSTSKIIEPECLSSVLIANYTKCTCQIYNHGTIISFKDEDWNGIVSNLGFGDKVEIFVTFDQGLVVKNTTIYLIYGESNGLEMDPCPEPKVNALDKFIKKMVRCDYW; translated from the exons ATGGAGTtcgcttcttcttcttcttcatcatcatcttcttccttcttaAAATCAGAATCCAATTTCATATACGATGCGTTCGTCAACTTTGGCGGAGAAGACATCCGTAGAAAGTTTGTTTCTCATCTCCATTATGTTATTTTACAAGCTAAGGTCAAAACATTGATTAAGGAAGAGAATCTACATGAGGGAATGAAGATGGAAGAACACTTGCGAGCAATAGCAAGCTCTAAGATTGCAATTATCGTTTTCTCCAAAACATACACTGAATCTACCTGTTGTCTTCTTGAGCTTGAACAAATCATTGAATGTGTAGCAACTTTTGGTCAAATAGTTCTGCCCGTATTTTACGAGATTGACCCATTGGATGTACGTCATCAGAAGGATGATTTTGGAAAAGCATTGGAAGAAACTGCACGCAAAAGCTATTCAGGAGAACAACTGGAACTTTCATTGTCCAAGTGGAGCCGTGCACTCACCACAGCCGCAGGTATCACTGGTTTGGATCTCAGAAATTTCAG GCATGATGCCGAACTTGTGGAGGCAATTGTTAGCCGCGTTCAAACATTGTTGGACTATTCAGAGTTGCCTATTACCCGATTCCCTGTTGGATTAGAGTCCCACGTGAAAAGGGTGATTAGATGTATCGAAAATCATTCCACCGAAGTCTGTATGATAGGAATATGGGGAATGGGAGGATCGGGTAAAACTACTGTAGCCAAAGCCATCTATAATCGAATTTATCGTACATTCATTGGTAagagttttattgaaaatattagagATTGGGATCTAGTAAATAGCAAAAATGTTGATTTGCAAGAAAATCTTCTTTATGAAGTCCTAAAATCAAAGTTCGGGTTCAAAAGCACTTGGATGGGAAGAACTATCATCGAGAACGAACTTTGTCGAAAAAAGGTGCTCATTGTGCTTGATGATGTGAATGAGTTTAGCCAATTAGAAAACCTATGCGGGAGTTGTGAATGGTTCGGTCAAGGATCTGTGATAATCATTACAACTAGAGATGTTCAATTGCTGAACCGACTTAAAGTTAATTATGTTTATGAAATGGATGTTATGAACCAAAATGATTCCCTTGAACTTTTTAGTTGGCATGCCTTTAGAGAAGCAAAACCAAGAAAAGACTTAAATGAACTTGCAAGAAACATAGTTGTTTATTGTGGAGGACTACCACTAGCTCTTAAGGTCCTTGGTTCCTTTTTATATGGTAGGACAATGGAAGAGTGGGAAAATGTACCGTCAAAACTAAAAGTAATTTCCATTGATCAAGTTCaagagaaattgaaaataagttttGACGATTTACGTGAAATGGAAAAAGATATATTTCTTGATATATGTTGTTTCTTTATTGGTAAAGAGAGAAACTATGTCACAGATGTATTAAATGGCTGTGGACTACATGCTAATATTGGAATAAAAGTTCTCATAGAACGTGGCCTCATAAAAGTTGGAAGGAACAACAAACTTAAAATGCATCCTTTGTTTCGAGACATGGGaagagaaattatttttcagaGATGCCCAAAGGAACCGTGGAAAAGGAGTCGACTATGGTTTCAGGATGATGTAAAAGATGTACTGAAAAATAATACT GGAACAGAAGCTACCCAGGGATTGTCCCTGAAACTACATTCAACCAGCACAGATTGCTTTGAAGCCCATGCCTTCAAGGAAATGAAGAGATTAAGACTTCTACAATTGGATCGTGTACAACTTAATGGAGATTATGGCTACGTTTCTAAACAACTCAGATGGATTTGTTGGCAAGGGTTTCTTTCTAAATACATTCCAAACAACTTTCATATGGAAAATGTAATTGCAATTGATTTAAAACGTAGTCATCTTCAACTCGTCTGGAAACAACCCCAG GTTTTAGAGTGGTTAAAATTCCTTAATCTTAGTCACTCGAAGTTCTTAAGAGAAACACCTGACTTTTCAGGACTACCAAGTCTTGAAAAGCTCATTCTAAAAGATTGCCCAAGTTTGTACAAGGTACACGAATCCATTGGAAATCTCTGCAACCTACTACTGATCAATTTGAAAGACTGCACAAGTCTAATCAGTCTCCCCAGAGAGGTATATAAGTTGAAATCTTTGAGAACTTTCATCCTCTCTGGTTGTTTCAAGATTGACATATTGAAAGAAGATATAGTGAAGATGGAATCCTTGATAACTCTAGTTACTGAAAATACAGCTCTGAAACAAGTGCCCTGTTCAATTTTAAGCTCAAAAAGCATTGCATATATATCCCTATATGGATTTGGAGGATTGTCACATCATATTATTCCTTCTGCTATTCGGTCTTGGATGTTGCCAACAAGGAATCCCCAATCTTTTATTCGTCCGTTTTGCGTGGATAAGGAGAATAATAATTGGGGTGACCTTGCCCCATTGCATAACAGCCTTGCAAATATTCGAAGTGTTTTGGTTCAATTTGACACAGAGTTTCAACTATATAGGCACCTAAAAACAATTCTTTTCGAATGCGGTGCTGATTTTACACAATCAAAAATTTCAAAGGATCAGTTGAGATTTTCTTCGATTGGTATTGGAAGTTACAAGGAGTTCTTCAACACTCTCAGCGATAGCGTTTCTGAG GGATTGACCAACAGTGAGTCTTGTTATGTTTCTCTTCCAAGTGACAACTATCCTTACTGGTATGCCCATATGGGTGAGGGACATTCCGTTTCTTTCACTGTGCCTCACAATAGTGACATGAAGGGAATGGCTTTGTGTGTTGTTTATTCATCAACCTCCAAAATCATTGAACCTGAATGTCTTTCTAGTGTCTTAATTGCTAATTACACAAAGTGTACATGCCAGATATACAACCATGGCACAATAATTTCCTTTAAGGATGAGGATTGGAATGGCATAGTGTCAAATTTAGGATTCGGAGATAAGGTGGAGATTTTTGTGACTTTTGATCAAGGATTGGTAGTCAAGAACACAACTATCTATCTTATATATGGTGAATCAAATGGCTTAGAAATGGACCCTTGCCCTGAGCCAAAGGTAAATGCCCTTGACAAATTCATTAAGAAAATGGTGAGGTGTGACTACTGGtaa